The following is a genomic window from Tautonia marina.
CGCCACGAGGGCTTCAACCAGCGTGAAGCCCGGGCGAGCCCGTCGAAGATCTCGCATTTCCGGTCCGCTCCATTGAAGGATACGGCGGCCATCCGTTGAGCACACGACAAGCCATCAATCGATTCAGGTTGAGCGCCCTGTAGTTCGTGGCATCTGCACGACCAACGTCGCGTCCGATCAGAGGCATTTGCCGAAAATCGCCGATAGGCGCTCAACGATTGCTCGGTTGACAGCAAGCGGATTGATTATGAGGTTCTGAGTATACGACAAATCTTTCCCGGGAAGTCAAGGAAAAAAAGTCGGGGGTCGGTCGCCAATCGAAATGTTCGGCGGGTGGCTGGGGTCATGCCGCCCCCAGCCACCCGCCGGGCGATCAGTCGCCGGCGGCCTCGGCGGCGGCTTCGAGGCGGCGGAGGCGCTCGCCGAGGGTGGGCTTGCCCTCGATCAGCTCGTTGGGCTGGCCGTCTTGCTTGACGAGCTCGAAGGCGTCGTAGAGGGCGCCGAGGGGGGTGCGGGCCTCGTAGGTGAGGCGGTCGCCGTGGAGGTGGATGATCTGATAAAGCTGGGTGTCCTCGGCCTTCCGCTTCATCCAGTCCTGGGCCTGGGTCAGGTCGTACATCTTCGGGCCGCTGACGGAGACGACGTAGACCGTGCCGGAGTCATCGCGGGCGGCGGCGCCGGTGGGGACGTTCTGGTCGCCGACGACCAGGCCGCTGCGGCCGTAGGCGTGGTCGTGCCCCTGGAGCACGAGATCGACGGCGTACTTATCGAAGATCGGCTGCCAGAGGTTGCGGATCGTCGGGTTGTCGCGGTTCCTGGCGGCCGAGTAGATCGGGTGGTGGAAGGTGACGATCGTCCAGCGGTTCGGGTTCTCGGCCAGGACCTGTTCCAGCCAGGGGACCTGCTCCTCCTGCCGCTCGTTCGAGTTGAGCGAGATGATGCGGACCCCCTGGTAGTCGATGAAATAAACACTCTCTTCAAGCCCCTCCGGCCCGTGCTCGGGCAGGGCGAAGGTCGGCCGCCAGTGGGCGGAGAGGCCGCGCGGGCCGTCGCCGGAGCGGGAGTATTCGTGGTTGCCGGGGGTCGGGAGGCTTGGGACCATCGCGTTGACCCAGCCGCCGGCGTAGAACCACTCGCCCCACTCGGCGTCGCGGTCCCCCCGGTTGATCAGGTCGCCGGCGTGGACGATGAAGCGAGCCTTCGGGGCCTCGGAGTAGGCTCCCCGGATCACCCGAGACCACAGTGACTTGAGGTTGTTCTGCGCATCGCCGAAGTAGATGAACGAGAACGGCTCGGCCTCGTCGCTCGCGGTGGTGAAGTGGGCCCACTCGCTCCAGTTCACGCCGTCGCCGACGCGGTAGGCATAGGTCGTCTTCGGCTCCAGCCCTTCGAAGACGACCGAGTGGAACCTCGCCTCGTTCAGGTCGGTGGTCAGGGGGGTCGAGGTGGCCTCCACCGTCTCGGCGCGGTCCACGAACTGCGGTCCGTGGTCGGCCAGGGCAATCTCGGCAATCGCCGTCTCGACCGTCGCGTCGGTCCGCCAGGTGACCGCCTGCGAGGTGGCCGGGTCGCCGGTGAAGGTGAGGATGATCCGATCCGGCATGGCGGTCGGCCGGTAGACCTCGGCCTCGGCCACCGGCTTCGGGGCGTGGGAGTGGTCGTCCCCCTCGTCGTGGGCGATGGCAGGCCATGCTGTCAGGACGATCAGGCCGCCAAGGGCCAGCGGCCGCGCTCGGTGGAGCAGAGAGGTCGAGAAGGTCGTCATCGGGTTGCCTTTTGCGAAAGGGTCCGCAGCTCGATTCGATGGTTCTGGGCAGGGTACTCGGTCTTCGGCATCGTGATCATACCGCGTTGATCGCCGGGACGAACAGAGACATGATCAGTGTTAATATACTGAGAAATCCGCATAAAATTAATCGAATGATCCGTCCCTTCGGATCAGACCACTTCCCGACCATCAGGGCCAGGCAAACGATGAGCGCCACCGCCGCGATGGCCGCCCCCATTGTGCCGAGGCCCGACCAGAACCGCCACCCAAGCCCCGCCCGTCTCCAGCTTGCCCAGCCGATCGGCCCGCTCGTCGCGGCCACGCTCCCCGCCACCGCCAGGAACCCGGCGACCGACATCGCCCGGACGAGCGACGCTAGACCGTCTCGGATCACCTGCCGCGTTGCCATCGGCACTTCTCCTCCAGGGCTCGTCTTCGACCAGGAGCACCCGCCCCCACGGTCCTCACGCCGCCTGAGACGGCCCGCCGCTCACCGGCATTCCCCATTGAGCCCAGAAGGTGACCACCTGAGCCGTGATCGCGACCGCCACACCGATCAACGCGAGCCCGGCCAGGATCGACGACACCTGCACCGCCGGCGACCGTGCCGATCGCGCGTTCCACAGGAGGATAAGCCCGATCAACGCACCTGCCCAAGAGGGGACGAGCAGCACGTGAAAGCCAATCAACCACATGATGATTCCGGACCGCGGCTCCTACGAGGACTCGCCGGCGGATTCGACCTCCACCTGGGCGACCTTGAACCCGGCCCGCTCAACATCCCGGATCGCCGATCCGACGGCGTCTCCGAGCGATTCGGCGTCCCGATCGAATGCGATATGCACGATCCCGCCTCGACTCGCCGGCGTAGCATCGTCGCAACCGGCCGCGAAAAGTGATTCGGCCATCGCGGGAGTAAGCTCCGAGACTCCGGAGAGAATCATCGTGAACGAATAGACCTGTGTTGCGACCGTTGCCATGAGGTTATTCTCCGGTCGAGTGGGGGCATCCGACGATCTCGCGTCGCAGACGCCTGGCATGGGACTCGGGGGAACGTGGTGTCGAGTAGACCGCCACCCGGCACCCATCGCGTGCTGATTCAGGGCAGTAGAGAAAGCCCCAGGCATGCGAACCACCCACCATCACCCGCCATCCCCGGGCTTCGGCCTCGGCGACGACGGCCTCAATCTCCTTGTTCGGATGACGGGATCGGGGCATTGACCGTGACTTCTCCCCCTGAGTCTATCTCAGCCCCGAAGAGGCGTCGATGCACGAAACGCCAGACGATACGTCCGGACCATCACGGGCCGACTGGGGCCGACACGACCCCAGCCACCCCATCGCATCGATTCAACGCTCAGAATGATGAACCGATTTTCACAATCAGAGGTGCACCGACTCTCCCAGCCCCTGGCCGGCGGCCTCCATGACGGCCTCGGAGAAGGTCG
Proteins encoded in this region:
- a CDS encoding purple acid phosphatase family protein; this translates as MTTFSTSLLHRARPLALGGLIVLTAWPAIAHDEGDDHSHAPKPVAEAEVYRPTAMPDRIILTFTGDPATSQAVTWRTDATVETAIAEIALADHGPQFVDRAETVEATSTPLTTDLNEARFHSVVFEGLEPKTTYAYRVGDGVNWSEWAHFTTASDEAEPFSFIYFGDAQNNLKSLWSRVIRGAYSEAPKARFIVHAGDLINRGDRDAEWGEWFYAGGWVNAMVPSLPTPGNHEYSRSGDGPRGLSAHWRPTFALPEHGPEGLEESVYFIDYQGVRIISLNSNERQEEQVPWLEQVLAENPNRWTIVTFHHPIYSAARNRDNPTIRNLWQPIFDKYAVDLVLQGHDHAYGRSGLVVGDQNVPTGAAARDDSGTVYVVSVSGPKMYDLTQAQDWMKRKAEDTQLYQIIHLHGDRLTYEARTPLGALYDAFELVKQDGQPNELIEGKPTLGERLRRLEAAAEAAGD